The genomic window AAATAGGCGAGATTGCCACCATTACGTAGTTAAGACATCAAGTGAATGTCATCGTGTTTCTGAAGCTTACAAGCCAGCGAATGGAAAACATACGAAGACACACAGAAATAGTCACAGTCACGGCTGTGCACCTTGCATGCCCGCATACAATAATCAGGATGCAAATAGTCTTGAAGCCTACGACCTTGCTAGCCCTTGTTGTGATCCTCACTGCGTACCTAATTCTAGAAAGAAAGTGCGCCGTAAGAAGGAATCTTCTAAAGAgcataaaagaaaagaaaaatatcatcaaGTCGATAAATCTACACAGAAACCAGATGCTTGCCCGCACACTCACTCTAAGAAAGTTTGTAGCTCAGGTCAATGTTCCAATAGGTATCGTTACCTTACTACGGAATCAACACAAACTAGTCAGTGCAGCTTACAGTCATACGCGACGAGCAATAATACAGTACCATGTGATAATTCAGCCTCAAGTTATAGCACTTCACTCAGCAGTGATACTCTCTTCTGGGACAACGACCGTTCTGAAGCAAAATCCTCGCCGAAAATTCAGTACCAGAGCTCTCACCAACATGTTAAACCAAAGTCGTGGGATAATTTAGCAACAAAAGCTATTGGAGGATATGGCTTTGGTTATGGTTATTTAGACACAACAGTCAAACATACGAATAGATCTAAAAGTCATGGTCGCAGCCACAGCGGTCGCAGTGGGCAAACTCATCATGAGTACCAGCACCACACTCAAGAGAAGCACACACACAGGCAAAACGGAACGCCCCATCATTACGTTTATGGAAGAAGCCAAAGTCATTGCCCCCCAACTAAGTCTACGGAAAGTTTGATCGTGGTACCTAAATACCAATTAGAAAGCAGTGGATCTGAAAGTAGATTAGCTTGCGACTGTGGTGACTCGGTAGAATATTATCGTCGTATGGGACCTACAAAAAGCCCTGTCGAATCTCACACAAACTATTACACACAGCGTTTTATTTACCCCGCAcattcttacaaaaaaaaagatccaAACGTTAGTTCAGAAATAACTAGATTGTAAGAAGTTCATTCACTGGATATTTGCTCAAGTAAAAACTTACAGCTTATTTTGCAATATGAAATCAATTTTCTTGAGTAATTTGTAAGCTTTAGTCAACTTTACTCCAATAAGGTTCACAATTTGTACGAATAGTAATAAATGTAGTTTAAAGGAATAATAATGCGTCATAGTTTTGGTGATATTAATGTAATGAGCACAagaaaatgcaatattttttctcaaaataaaactttacagcGAAAATTTATACATAGGTATTTATGTCATGAAATTTTTCtcatattttgtgatttatatcGCTGTATTAAACGGCAGATTCAACGATCGTAGACCCTTTTGACACCATTTTATCAGCTTTATACTCGttgatatagtttttaataaaaaatatatataaatgacttttatttatttaaaccacAGTATTCCTTGTTGCTGTCTTGTTATAATTCTATCGCATCAAAATTTAtgataaagtaataaatcaaGACTAAAGTAGAGAGTAAGAAGGACGATTGGAAACAAATGTATGATGtatgatgaatattaaattgtttcgaTTTGTCTACATCAATAACTACTTTTAAAGGCAAAAGTgtttaatctaaattaatttatcataccTACTAAACACCGAGTAGAATATATAGACCAATTCAGTGTCCAAAGAACTCACGAGTCAAgatgtagaaataaattaaacagttttaaataaacggTTTAGATGAAAATTCAAATCGAGCTTCGagagccattttttttttgtttatttattttctgtcaaAGGAAGCTGAAACGATGCATCAAGAGAGAGCATAGTACTTTTATCACCTTACCAGGGTAGTTACCTCTAGTCTGCTAGATGCTTAGTAGACATCGTATTATCGATATCTTATCTAACCATGTAGTTAGACTTAAAAGACTTATGAAAAATACTGCCatcaatgtaatgtaatttatacactaaaaatatactatatataatattcaaaagctCTATTCAAggatataacaaatatttccgTTCTCGCCATTGTCtcttataaacttaaaatttattaagaatatacaGGAATAAGCGATGTATAAATTTCAAGGATAATTTTTTTCCGTTTTCTTcatgaaatctttatttttttttgttcaagttGAAATTATGATGCAATAGCTGATATATAATGGAATTATCACATTTGGATTTTGGAAGCCTAATTTCGCAAATCTGGACCACTGTCTTATCTGCATCTTACTTCCTTATGCGCAAGTATAGCGATCGGGTACTATCTCCGAAATTGGGTGGCTGAACTGTGTATCTTGTTTGAGTTCATCTCAGTTCGAGGGTCAGGTAGCGGGCGGTGCGCCAGAGTGTCCGCAGAATTTGTTCGTCGTCCGCCGCCATGCGACCACCGCGCGTGCTCGGCCCGACCCGGCTGTCGATACTCGTACTAACTCTCATATCATACGCGAACTCGCAAACTCAGGTAAACAAAATCAAACTgaaattttaagcaattatattaaaaaacatatttatcacctaaacttaaataattttcggTTCTTTAAtccgaaattataataatatacaactaATTAAATCTTTCAGGAGCGTTTGCTGTGCAAGCAGCCAGGCACACAAAACTGCTTTTTGTGGCTATTTAATTTGGAAGGTGATCGAATCAGTACAAATGGCcatataacaacaaatattccTTATAACTGTGGCTTAACCGAGAAACGATTTATTTCTTCTCACGGAAAATTCTTTaaggtaatataattaatatttttttgtctttaatatttattttgtacatatttgtgTATTGATTGCATTggcgaatattaaaatttcacttaTAATTGCAAAGCGATATCAAAGCATCCCATCAAATGAGACAAATTTTCTATATTCAGtcatatcttaaaaaatatattttacaatacaatttcgcgtatattgtatttgtacatttttaaaacaattttcaacatAAGTAataagtgttaaattaaaatgtttttctacAGAAATACTATGTTCTAtgcttattaactttttattgaaatcttaagtgtttaatttgaatttattaatgctTTATACTTCGTCCTTTTTTCGTAATTCAATTATGTCTAAACTATTCCCATGTCATAATACcgtagaacatttttttatatacttacttaataGATCTATACTCAATTGATATtgagtattatacatatatatatatatatatatatatatgtaagatATCTTTTACTTcagacatatttataaaaataattatcgctTTAATTTACCTTTTATTAAGGGTTAAGTAGGTACaagttaaattaacataaaataaatattaattagctgAATAACTAattcactattattattattatataaattaaacaatacattttgaatCAAGTAAagctaaatttcattaaaaaaagcgTATTCATTAAATCCCAATAGTGTATACAGTATAGAATCTAAAGAAATGAGGATAtccacaattataaaaaaaaattaaaggattatcgtaaaattagtaaatacattatttttaaaatattttactcgtgttaatattataaaaaacatatattaaacatgcgttacatagattttaaaaatggacACAATTTAATATGACCTacttaaagataataatttcgGAGTGAAGACATACATCCCTTTAAGGTTATctcgtataataaattaataatatgtatgtctTATGATTGAGCTCTCAATCATCTGTTAGACGCGTTGACCTAAAACGTTTGGACGTATTATATAAGTTCTACTTATTAAAAtagcattaatataatattaagttttaataggCATCGATTATATGAAAAAgtactcaataaaaaaaaactaatgacacttgaaaatgttttgaaacTTAAAAGAATGCCAACTTTAATTGAATTCATTTttggattaatttaattcaaagttcAAGCGTTTCAAAACGCTGCCGATTTAAccattaatcaattaaaatccaGTCGTTTGAGCGCGTTTTTATTGTCGTTCATTTGTCAATGACTTTTGagcttttattatatacatcatGGAAAGATAAAACgatgaatgaaaaataactGAAGGTATATcaatgttttacaataaagttACTTGTAGTGTAACTTAAGCTTACAAGTTAAAGTAGTTGATTTCGTCATTTTCATCGCCCGATAGCGAACttcaactttataattataatggatGCGATAGTTTGAGTTGTGTTCTTTAATACAAATgtgtttaaatttcttataataaatttataattatataagtaaattttaagcTTCGAGATATCGTATAATAGTACTAAAACCATAATAATGTCGTCATTACAGTTGCCTAATTATTTCTTTCTATattctcataaaaataatacgataaGAAAATTATGTTAAGAACCAAGACCTATCTTTTGTTTCCTTGACCTGTAACGTTACTAAATGaactttgttaaattattagagCAACTCTTATATACAATTGTGTCAAGGCGAAAGAAGtgataaaacgaaattaaaataatttccccGTTTTAgtgatgaaaattattttactgacaTTCTCAGTACTTCATATACTACTCTTACAAagtaataacaatacattataaatatatacatgtatatgtatgtaatgggTTATAATAGgtgtaacaataattttaaggcttttatcaatatttgatataatcaaCTGTTTACGATAACGTTCAACGTGATCTTGACCAAATAAATCGATGATCTGATGACTATATTATGGCCTAGATTAAAGTCAGAACAATCAaagttaatgtaaaatgttggTTCCGCATTGATCTCACGATTGCACTATCATCGGATTTTGGGAAAAAGGGATTAGAGTGCACCAGTGCTTCCGCATTCACTTgtgatttataatatgtacaatgtacagGATCTACATTTTTTAGGCACTAAGCTCCGCAgatatatgataatgtaagtACTTAGCTGATACTTACTTTTGTACTCTatggagaaataaaataaaatgtatgaatatatttattaattcatacatTAACTCCCGTACAGGGATGTACTTTAATATTGGCAGCCGTACGTGAAATTTGATTAggagaaaaataattactttgtaaagtagaaaaaataatatctaagaaGATGTTATCACCGATAGGAAATTAATTTACAGCAATATATTCAGTTTaaagtgatattaaaatacataagttTGAATCGACCCAACATAACACATTTAAGACAAGTAATTTTCAgcttatattaaacaataaagatcTAGTGTAACCGATGCTACATATGCGCGAATCGATCTAACACGTAAACTCAGTACCAGAACAATCGCAGGTTTTGTTCGATTAATATAGTTTGGTTATTACCAcagtatatcataaatattaacaataatgtaaaaatactaGTATTAACGTATACATTGATATAAAGTATATACGTACattcaagtataatatttattattctgataGAAATAGTGACGGATATGTTAACATGagaaataaagacaaaatttaAGACACGGCGAAGTcaatacatcattttataaGACTAAGAAAgcgtttctaaaataaaatttactaccaCAATTACTAATCCATTCACATAAACTGAAAACTGTGGAAAGTTGTCGTTTCTTTTATGCAAggtgtataaaaaatgtaaccttaaaatatatacatatgcctacttaattttaattattattaatattaacctaCTTAGTTTTTTCCATTTCTTCTCGAAAGAATCTGCGTTACCAACGAGTGCTAGCGAGAAcgttcaatcaaaattaaatgactCAATAAGTATTAaagatattatgtttaattttttcgaCACAGGTCagacaaatagaaaaaaaaacacaattgaaaaaaatattttgcaataaagtGATCTTAGTTGGCCGTTTCTTTGATTGGAAGGAGGTAGAAAACGCATTAGATATTTCAACCAGAGTACGTCGTCAAAGTTTTACTCCCAGAGGAAGATATCGAGGACAAACTCAATCGCAGTATTTGGCAATAGACAGAGGCAATGGCAAAGATGAAGGCCGAGCTGAAGCTCTGTCAGCAGCAGATTCTTCAAGAGCTAGCGTCAGTAAGTTAATagcaatacatacatattaattactacTTTTAGCTTTTCTGCGATACTCCAAATAAACACCATATAAAAGTTTATCCCTTACCGTCCGGATTTGACTAGATACAATAAATCTAATCATACCGCTAGACTTCGATTGATGACTCGAGCACATAAAAGCTGAACGGTAAGTGCGAACCAATTTTCTAGTAGGTTCAACGTCAAGCAATTGTCTATAAAAGTGTTTCAATTAGTTTTTATGCAACTACAAACAAtcctaaacaaattaaaaaacaaaaggtcAAGCAAATAACAGTAGTTTAAGtgctttttatttctaatataaagagatgtaattaaaataacataattatcacAAAATTAACCACAATAAAAATTACCTCACAACGAGATCGTTCGGCGTGATGCCGATTTTATCAGACCatttcctttatatataaatataaacaaaactaaaaaaagccAAGTCAGCATGGATCTTTGGGTAATACTAAACAAAACTATAAGAtgtcttttataattttcactCATTTTTTCCTCTTGAAGGTGGTAATAGCGGCATGGGTCAAGCACAAAGTCAATCATTATACGATCCTAATTGTGACGATTGTTATGGCAAGTCCAATCATGAAGTAGAGAATTTAAAACGTCCTATTGGATATAAGCCTGGAGATATTGGATACGCCCCAAATTCGGGATCTTCATGGCCAACTCTTGCTCAAAATGGTGGTTACAATCCAACTGATGGACAACGGTACGTGCCAGGACAAAATATTCCAGATGAGCTAGGATTAGTACAAGAGCCAGGATTACATGGGTCAAATGCAAAACCGGGTAATAGAAATGTCCAATCTAGCGGAACAGAGCCAAATGGACCAGGTACATTAGGAAGTAATAATTATAGACCAAATGGTGCAACAGGTAATGGATATTATCCATATGGTAATGAAGGTGCAAATTTTAGACCCGTTCCTGGAAATAATGGGTATTTACCTAATGGAAGCATAGATAGTAGGCTACCAAATAGGTATGATCCCAATCATGGTATTGATGATAGATATAGGCCTAATGATGGCTCTGGAGGCTTTGGGCCTGGTAGGAACCCAGATTATATGGGGGGAAATCCGCAAGATTTAAGTGGATTAGGACCTAATGGAGCAAATGAAAAGAGCAACGCTCCTAGCATAGATAGCAATGGTTTTAGACCCAGTGGATCCCATGCAGGTGGGTATATCCCAAATATCAACGCAGGAACGAATAGAGGTCCAGGTGTAGATAATTATAATCCAAATCAAGGTCACCGGCAAGGAGACATTCCAACGAGTCCAGGCAATTCTGTACCTCAAGTTGGTACTTATAGGCCAGGACAGACACCTAATCAAATCACACAAGGCGAATCAAACAATCCTAAACAAGTAGATTCAAATTTTACTCCTAGTGTAGGAAATGGAGTATCGGGTGGTACTTATCCTGCAGTTAGGACAACTGGAAATCCAGTTGGATTCGGAACAGGGCAATCCGGTACACCAAACATAAACTGGCCTATAGCATCAGGACCTTATCAAGTACCCGGGGGAAATGTGTACTGTTGTGTCATTCCAAATAACGGAATAACTGGAAATATGTATCCAAATAATTTTGAAGCTGTGAAAGGAACGCCAACCATTCCATATGGAACTAATATGCCTGAAGTAAGTGGCGGTACCAATGTACCTGGTGGACAATACAAACCTGGTGGTCATTACATACCAGGAACAACTGGTAGTACAACTGTGCCGGGCCAATTTCTACTTGGCAATACCGGGGGCCCTTTAGCACCAGGGAGTCAATATGGCGTGAATACTTATCCAAGTGGACAGTATATACCTACTAATACTGGAAACAATATTGGCATACCAGGAGGACAATATGTACCCGGTAGTACAGGGGATGCCTCtgtgcctagaaatcaatacgGGCCAGGTGGCACTTCTGTGCCGGGAGGACAATATAGTCAAGGTAGGAGCAGTGGTCCTTCGGTCCCGGGAGGACAATATGGACCAGGTGGAAGCATAGGTTCAACGGTGCCAGGAGGTCAATATGGCCCAGGTGGAAACAGTGGTCCTTCCGTTCCGGGAGGACAATATGGACCAGGTGGAAGCAGCGGTTCTACGTTGCCGGGAGGACAATATGGACCAGGTGGAAGCGGCGATTCTACGGTGCCGGGAGGACGATATGGTCCAGATGGAAGCAGTGGTCCTTCGATTCCAGGTGGACAATATGGACCAGGTGGAAGTATCGGCTCTACGGTGCCGGGAGGACAATATGGTCCAGGTGGAAGCATTGGTCCTTCGGTTCCGAGAGGACAATATGGGCCAGATGGAAGCAGTGGTCCTTCGGTTCCGGGAGGACAATATGGTCCAGGTGGAAGCAGTGGCCCTTCGGTTCCGGGAGGACAATATGGACCAGGTGGAAGCAGCGGTTCTACGGTGCCGAGAGGACAATATGGGCCAGATGGAAGCAGTGGTCCTTCGGTTCCGGGAGGACAATATGGTCCAGGTGGAAGCAGTGGCCCTTCGGTTCCGGGAGGACAATATGGACCAGGTGGAAGCAGCGGTTCTACGGTGCCGAGAGGACAATATGGACCAGGTGGAAGCAGCGGTTCTACGGTGCCAGGTCAATATGGACCAGGTGGAAGCAGCGATCCTTCGGCTCCGGGAGGACAATATGGACCAGGTGGAAGCAGTGGTTCTACGGTGCCGGGAGGACAATATGGACCAGGTGGAAGCAGTGGTTCTACGCTGCCGGGAGGACAATATGGTCCAGGTGGAGGCAGTGGTTCTACGATGCCGGGAGGACAATATGGTCAAGGTGGAGGCAGTGGTTCTACGATGCCGGGAAGCTCATATGGACCAGGTGGAAGCGGTGGTTCTACGATGCCGGGAGGACAATATGGTCCAGGTAGAAGCAGTGGTCCTTCGGTTCCGGGAGGACAATATGGACCAGGTAGAAGCAGCGGTTCTACGGTGCCGGGAAGACAATATGGTCAGGGTGGAAGCAGCGGCCCTTCGGTTCCGGGAGGACAATATGGTCAAGATGGAAGCAGTGGCCCTTCGGTTCCGGGAGGACAATATGGACCAGGTGGAAGCAGTATTTCTACGGTGCCGGGAGGACAACACGGTCCAGGTGGTGGCAGTGGTTCTACGATGCCGGGAGGACAATACGGTCCAGGTGGTGGCAGTGGTTCTACGATGCCGGGAAGCTCATATGGACCAGGTGGAAGTGGCGGTTCTACGGTGCCGGGTGGACAATATGGTCCAGGTGGAGGCACGGGAACTTCAGTTCCGGGAGGACAGTATGGTCCAGGTGGAAGCAGTGGTTCTACAGTGCCGGGAGGACAATATAGACCAGGTGGAGGCAGCGGGACTACGGTGCCGGGAGGACAATATGGACCAGGTGGAAGCAGCGGTTCTACGGTGCCGGGAGGACAATATGGTCCAGGTGGAGGCAGTGGTTCTACAGTACCGGGAGGTCAATATGGACCAATTGGAGAAAGCAGCAACACTATGCCGGGAGGGCAATATGGGCCTTCTGGTTCTCGTGGCTCATCTGTACCTGGAGGACAATATATACCTACTGATACGAGAGGTACAGGACAGTATATACCAGGCAATCAGTATGTTCCGGGCGCAACGGGTAATGCTGGAAATACTCTTATACCCGGAGGTCACTACGCAACAGGTGGTACTGTCTCTCCTGGAGGACAATATGGTAAAGGCAACGCCTACCCTGGATCAGGAATGAACCAAAGCAAGACTCCTCAAGGATTTTATAACCAGGGTGTAAGTATATTCCATGAAAAATTAGTTCAAAActcattttgataatattaaataataatcaacatatttttttaggttcCAACGGGCCCAAATACCGATTATAATGGTAagcaaaattcaaatatatgtatattgccgtatagaaagaaataaaaacaaaatagttcaGACCATTTGGCTCACAGCTTCAAAATAGaaacaagttttaaaaaatgttctataCGTGCAAATTATGTGGTTTcttcaaatattcaataatacctCTGGGCAAACACAATTAGTATTCAAAAGATGAAAACTACTTTGTATAATAGTAACATAATCATAACTTTTAAGATTTTACTaagaattatacttatttatatttttatttcttataataggaGTTCCACAGAATTATTTGGATCCTAACACAGTCGCCGCTGATGGGGATGACTCAGAAGCTGAAGCTAATGTTGCTCAAAATATAAATGGAACTACGGCAAGCGCATCCTCGAAAGGTGGTAATGACAAGGGTCGAGCGCAAACAAGCGTGCAAGGTACATACACAGGAAGTGGATCTTTTCAAGCACAAGCACAAATTACTGGTGAAAATAAGGAAGCTCAGAGTGAAGTAAGTGGGGGTAAAAAAGGAGCTTCGAGTTCAGCGTCCGGCAGcggcaaaaataataaatcccaAGCAAACGTTCAGTTGGGTTCAGAAACTGGCTCCGTACAAACACAGTCACAAAGCAATGGCGTAATGCATTCATCAAACTCACAAGTACAGGGTAGTGTAAAAGGCGGCATGGCAGATGCACAAGCACGTGGACCAGGAAGTACATCGTCTCAAGCTCAAATTGGCTTTACACCTTACAAAGACGAAGATAAATCTAGACATGATCTTCAACGAATTCCATTTACGGGTGGGGGTATGGCATCAGCACAATCAAGTGGTCGAACTGGTCAATCACAATCACAGCTACACGgtacatttaaatatggaataacgTATAATGGGGCAGCTCAATCAGGAGCAAGTTTAGATAAAGATGCAGTATTTCCTAACAGACTTCCTTTTGAAAAGATCGATGTTTTTGAtgaaaaagagaaaaatataaatgtcgaCAAAATAAACATGGATATCACAGAAACACCGCAATCTTTGGATTATGAACCGCCAATATTAGGATCTTCAACTTTATCTGAATCGTCTTCCATTAAAGAAAACGTTGAAATGCCAACGACAGAAAATGTTATTGATGAATCGATGAAAAATTCTGAAAGCAGGTATGCCAGCCATCCTCACACAGATCATCATACACCGGACTCAGACAACACCACGTATTCAAATGGACCTACATTGTTAGGTAGTAGGAgatcttttaaaacaaattacggATCGATGCCTGACTACGAATTTACCACTGACAAAGACGAAACTCAGCCTGAATATGATACTGATGTAGGTTATGAAGGAGACGGCAATGAAGCTAGTGATGTAGAGCAAAATGAATATTCTAACTATGATGAATATTCAAGAGATTCACCGACGCATCAATATCTTCAAAACACAAATAGAAAAGGACTTGAAGTACAACAAACAACTGGGGGCAACACTCAACACATAATACTAGGAGCTTTAAAGGACCAAAATGCAGAAATAATACAAAGAGATACAGAACGTCCCGACGAAAATAGAGTTTATCAACCAGGTGAACGCGTTCCAGGTACTGGTGGATATACAATACCCGTTGGATTTACTGGTAGTGTTAAATCAGTTGCATCGAAGGACAAGACTTACGTGGTAGGATCAAAAGATTTTCCATCTCAAGCACAAACCGTTACTTTAACTCCAGGGAagggtaaaataaaatatacgcatCCTTCGACTTATGGAAAGTATGTAAAGCCCAAAAACTTAAGGTCGCTGCAGAGTTCGAaggaaaatgataataatagatATGTATCAGTTTCAAAGTCTGTTACTCGAGCTCTTGACAGCGATAATAACATACGCAAACAATATTCACACACCTATTATACAAAGTCATCCTCGTGCGGATACTTTACATTTACGTGTACCATGGTGAGCAGTGCAGAAGGAAGAAAAAAGGTATGCAAGCCAAAGATGCCTACTAACCCCGACGGAACTCCAATAAGatgctaatatattttatttaggtaataatGTAGCCTTTTGATCATAAAAATGATTTAGTATTTACTCTAGCtactaactttaaaatatttacgtaaaaatcttagtattgaattaataaGTTGTAATGagcaaaacatttataaactttaatgaatatttcttaagcaacaggaaatattatgtattttaatgtaagcTGTAAATAATCTaggtacaaataaaatattttgtattataattctgtatttaaattataaatcaattatattactataatcaAATCATAACGTAATGGTCGTTACTTTTTGATCTAAAAATTTTCACCACAAAAAATATCTGATCCTTAGAACAGTCAAATTTATCCCAGGGACTTGAATTACATAAAAAGAACATTTCGAATGAATAcagtttattgatatattttaagtacattcatatattgtttcaaatatGTAATCATCACGTCGACATGAGAATAGTGACACAAAAGTTATCATGATTTTACAATTAACGACACTTGTCGATTACATTTAGTTGGAAAAAACACCGTTTGACAAATCACTTAAGTATCTAATTAAATAGTAGATCTCtaattaacatttcatttatgtaataatacatttaaggaACGCGTAAAATGAGTCTTTGTTGTGatataaatttctaaataaagtacaataaatatacaagaaCACTGGGaatatcatacaaataattttattttatttttagatagaaTCTGCACGGACAAACGTTTGTGTTAGAAGTATTTATTACGAGTGCCAATAAATTCGGGCCAACGAGTACAAtctacaagattaaattaaaaacagatttcaaataattatacaagAGATAATTATTTGCGTAAAATAggtaatcttttaaatatatctatctattactaaatacataatCAAGTCACAGGaatgttaaattaatgaattttattatccACTATGAACACGAACAGATTTCAAAAAGACACATTTACATTATCCGAAAGAATTACAAGTTAGTGAAATGAAACATTATATCTTACGATAGCCTAACAcagtgatataatatatatatatgcatatgcCGTCTCTATCAGTTTTTCAATCCTCTATTTACAagagcttaaaatatttataaacattacatttaaattttgtttctgacattattgtatcaaaaaagtaactttgatactttaaaatatagacgtttttctataaaatttaaatatattaaaatattgtatgaagTGTACACAGTTTGAAAATTCCGAATACAATATCAATCAAACGGAGGTGCTGAAGGtcagtaaatatgtataatcgACATTTTCATTTTTCGTGTCATCCATTTTCACACAGAATTTTGAAATGATTGTGTCATTTAATAGCCAACTAAAActatgcaaatatatttcatgatttcaaaatattattgaattctcGATTAATTGCAATAGA from Vanessa tameamea isolate UH-Manoa-2023 chromosome Z, ilVanTame1 primary haplotype, whole genome shotgun sequence includes these protein-coding regions:
- the LOC113402105 gene encoding collagen alpha-1(I) chain isoform X1, which encodes MRPPRVLGPTRLSILVLTLISYANSQTQERLLCKQPGTQNCFLWLFNLEGDRISTNGHITTNIPYNCGLTEKRFISSHGKFFKVRQIEKKTQLKKIFCNKVILVGRFFDWKEVENALDISTRVRRQSFTPRGRYRGQTQSQYLAIDRGNGKDEGRAEALSAADSSRASVSGNSGMGQAQSQSLYDPNCDDCYGKSNHEVENLKRPIGYKPGDIGYAPNSGSSWPTLAQNGGYNPTDGQRYVPGQNIPDELGLVQEPGLHGSNAKPGNRNVQSSGTEPNGPGTLGSNNYRPNGATGNGYYPYGNEGANFRPVPGNNGYLPNGSIDSRLPNRYDPNHGIDDRYRPNDGSGGFGPGRNPDYMGGNPQDLSGLGPNGANEKSNAPSIDSNGFRPSGSHAGGYIPNINAGTNRGPGVDNYNPNQGHRQGDIPTSPGNSVPQVGTYRPGQTPNQITQGESNNPKQVDSNFTPSVGNGVSGGTYPAVRTTGNPVGFGTGQSGTPNINWPIASGPYQVPGGNVYCCVIPNNGITGNMYPNNFEAVKGTPTIPYGTNMPEVSGGTNVPGGQYKPGGHYIPGTTGSTTVPGQFLLGNTGGPLAPGSQYGVNTYPSGQYIPTNTGNNIGIPGGQYVPGSTGDASVPRNQYGPGGTSVPGGQYSQGRSSGPSVPGGQYGPGGSIGSTVPGGQYGPGGNSGPSVPGGQYGPGGSSGSTLPGGQYGPGGSGDSTVPGGRYGPDGSSGPSIPGGQYGPGGSIGSTVPGGQYGPGGSIGPSVPRGQYGPDGSSGPSVPGGQYGPGGSSGPSVPGGQYGPGGSSGSTVPRGQYGPDGSSGPSVPGGQYGPGGSSGPSVPGGQYGPGGSSGSTVPRGQYGPGGSSGSTVPGQYGPGGSSDPSAPGGQYGPGGSSGSTVPGGQYGPGGSSGSTLPGGQYGPGGGSGSTMPGGQYGQGGGSGSTMPGSSYGPGGSGGSTMPGGQYGPGRSSGPSVPGGQYGPGGGSGSTMPGGQYGPGGGSGSTMPGSSYGPGGSGGSTVPGGQYGPGGGTGTSVPGGQYGPGGSSGSTVPGGQYRPGGGSGTTVPGGQYGPGGSSGSTVPGGQYGPGGGSGSTVPGGQYGPIGESSNTMPGGQYGPSGSRGSSVPGGQYIPTDTRGTGQYIPGNQYVPGATGNAGNTLIPGGHYATGGTVSPGGQYGKGNAYPGSGMNQSKTPQGFYNQGVPTGPNTDYNGVPQNYLDPNTVAADGDDSEAEANVAQNINGTTASASSKGGNDKGRAQTSVQGTYTGSGSFQAQAQITGENKEAQSEVSGGKKGASSSASGSGKNNKSQANVQLGSETGSVQTQSQSNGVMHSSNSQVQGSVKGGMADAQARGPGSTSSQAQIGFTPYKDEDKSRHDLQRIPFTGGGMASAQSSGRTGQSQSQLHGTFKYGITYNGAAQSGASLDKDAVFPNRLPFEKIDVFDEKEKNINVDKINMDITETPQSLDYEPPILGSSTLSESSSIKENVEMPTTENVIDESMKNSESRYASHPHTDHHTPDSDNTTYSNGPTLLGSRRSFKTNYGSMPDYEFTTDKDETQPEYDTDVGYEGDGNEASDVEQNEYSNYDEYSRDSPTHQYLQNTNRKGLEVQQTTGGNTQHIILGALKDQNAEIIQRDTERPDENRVYQPGERVPGTGGYTIPVGFTGSVKSVASKDKTYVVGSKDFPSQAQTVTLTPGKGKIKYTHPSTYGKYVKPKNLRSLQSSKENDNNRYVSVSKSVTRALDSDNNIRKQYSHTYYTKSSSCGYFTFTCTMVSSAEGRKKVCKPKMPTNPDGTPIRC